A window of the Luoshenia tenuis genome harbors these coding sequences:
- the miaB gene encoding tRNA (N6-isopentenyl adenosine(37)-C2)-methylthiotransferase MiaB yields MPQIEEQYTADRLAGDMAWVMSRLPEGKCKYKIETYGCQMNAHDSEKLAFMLDSMGYIEAGNGEELDLIIFNTCCVREHAELKVHGNVGALRKRKEEDPNLIIAVCGCMMQQKSVARDLVKKYPFIDIVFGTHNLHTFPALLRRCLEGEPVREVWEHNDALAGSNLPAHRKDGVTAYVNIMYGCDNYCTYCIVPYVRGHERSRPHAEILEEVSRVAAQGYGEIMLLGQNVNSYGHGMAEEWDFAGLLEQISRIEPVKRIRFMTSHPKDLSDRLIEVMASNQKVCSQLHLPVQSGSSDVLRSMNRRYTREDYLRLVDKLRGRVGEHIGLTTDIIVGFPGETQEQFLETLSLVQQVRYHAAYMFMYSPRQGTIAAQMPDQIPEAVKKERLHQLIELQNSITGQIHQGLIGKVEPVLVESRSKRDAHAVSGRTDAGRMVTFPGGDDLIGKMVPVKITQANPNTLGGERIDEAF; encoded by the coding sequence ATGCCGCAGATAGAGGAGCAATATACCGCCGATAGATTGGCCGGCGATATGGCCTGGGTGATGAGCCGGCTGCCGGAAGGTAAATGCAAATATAAAATTGAAACCTATGGCTGCCAGATGAACGCGCACGATTCTGAAAAGTTAGCGTTCATGCTGGATAGCATGGGTTATATCGAAGCCGGAAACGGCGAAGAACTAGATTTGATCATATTCAATACCTGCTGCGTCAGAGAGCATGCGGAATTAAAAGTGCATGGCAATGTGGGCGCGCTGCGGAAGCGCAAAGAGGAAGATCCGAATCTGATAATAGCAGTTTGCGGGTGCATGATGCAGCAAAAAAGCGTCGCCCGCGACCTGGTCAAGAAATATCCGTTTATCGATATCGTATTTGGGACCCATAATCTACACACTTTCCCGGCGCTGCTGCGGCGGTGCCTGGAGGGGGAACCGGTGCGGGAGGTTTGGGAGCATAACGACGCTTTGGCCGGCTCGAATCTGCCGGCCCATCGCAAAGATGGGGTAACGGCCTATGTCAACATCATGTATGGGTGCGATAACTACTGTACCTATTGTATCGTCCCTTATGTGCGCGGACACGAGCGCAGTCGGCCGCATGCCGAAATTCTGGAGGAAGTCTCACGAGTGGCGGCGCAGGGATATGGCGAGATCATGCTGCTGGGGCAAAACGTCAATTCCTATGGGCACGGTATGGCGGAGGAGTGGGATTTTGCCGGACTGCTTGAACAGATCAGCCGGATCGAGCCTGTAAAACGCATCCGCTTTATGACGTCCCATCCCAAAGATCTGTCGGACCGGCTGATTGAAGTCATGGCTTCTAACCAGAAGGTATGCAGCCAGCTGCATCTGCCGGTACAGTCTGGCAGCAGCGACGTTTTACGCAGCATGAACCGGCGCTACACCCGGGAGGATTACCTGCGCCTGGTGGACAAGCTGCGCGGCCGCGTTGGAGAGCATATTGGGCTTACGACCGATATTATCGTAGGTTTTCCCGGAGAAACGCAGGAGCAGTTTCTAGAAACGCTCTCCTTGGTACAGCAGGTACGCTATCACGCCGCCTATATGTTCATGTATTCCCCACGTCAGGGGACGATTGCCGCGCAAATGCCCGATCAGATCCCGGAGGCCGTTAAAAAAGAGCGGCTGCATCAGCTGATCGAGCTGCAAAATAGCATTACCGGCCAAATCCATCAGGGCCTAATCGGTAAGGTGGAGCCGGTTTTGGTGGAATCGCGCTCCAAACGGGACGCGCATGCGGTATCGGGGCGGACGGATGCCGGGCGCATGGTCACCTTCCCGGGCGGGGATGACCTGATCGGCAAGATGGTTCCTGTCAAAATTACACAGGCGAACCCCAATACCCTGGGGGGAGAACGGATCGACGAGGCTTTTTAA
- a CDS encoding YlbF family regulator, translating to MGEMKEVYEHAQSLGQALADSPIFTRMQTAQAAVELSGVASACIALYQTKRNELQQLMATAGATPEQIHAASEDLELAEKALNENDEVKELLEAQAAFQQMMKQVNALIGFYVGGSASGEGSCSGSCESCAGCH from the coding sequence ATGGGTGAGATGAAAGAAGTATACGAACACGCACAGTCTTTGGGGCAGGCTTTGGCCGATTCCCCGATTTTTACGCGTATGCAAACGGCGCAGGCCGCAGTTGAACTGAGCGGTGTAGCCAGCGCCTGCATCGCCCTTTACCAAACCAAGCGCAACGAATTGCAGCAGTTGATGGCCACTGCCGGCGCCACGCCGGAGCAGATCCATGCGGCCAGCGAGGATTTGGAACTGGCGGAAAAAGCCTTAAACGAGAATGACGAAGTAAAAGAGCTGCTGGAAGCCCAGGCGGCTTTCCAGCAGATGATGAAACAGGTCAACGCACTCATCGGCTTTTACGTAGGCGGCTCCGCCTCGGGCGAGGGGAGCTGCAGCGGGTCCTGCGAGAGCTGCGCCGGTTGCCACTAA